A genomic region of Nostoc sp. UHCC 0702 contains the following coding sequences:
- a CDS encoding ABC transporter permease yields MSRSKALQYYIVSRLLLAPLQLLTIITIVFLLLRATPGDPVDAILGGRATEATKEALRKQLGLDLPLWVQYLNYLGNILRFDLGTSITSRGQHVSEVIGQYFPATVELAVCSMAVALIIGVSVGTLSASRPGTYFDVGGRLFGIITYALPMFWAGMLLQLIFSVQLGWFPNSNRFPPGLAAPPSITGLYTIDSLLNGNLTQFFASLHHLALPSVTLGLLLSGIFERIVRVNLKQTLQADYVEAARARGISENKILVSHALKNALIPVITVLGLTFASLLGGAILTEVTFSWPGLANRLYQAISDRDYPTVQGVLVFFGAIVVSASISIDILNAYVDPRIRY; encoded by the coding sequence ATGTCTCGCTCTAAAGCCTTACAATATTACATCGTCTCGCGGTTGCTTTTAGCACCACTGCAACTATTAACGATTATCACAATTGTATTTCTGTTACTGAGAGCAACACCAGGCGACCCGGTTGATGCAATTTTGGGGGGACGTGCAACAGAAGCCACCAAAGAAGCATTGCGAAAACAACTTGGTTTAGACCTTCCCCTATGGGTACAGTACTTGAATTACTTAGGCAACATACTGCGCTTTGATTTAGGAACATCCATAACAAGTCGAGGTCAGCATGTTTCAGAGGTCATCGGACAATATTTTCCCGCAACAGTAGAGTTAGCTGTGTGTAGTATGGCTGTTGCACTCATCATTGGCGTTTCGGTTGGGACTCTTTCAGCTTCTCGTCCTGGCACATATTTTGATGTCGGCGGACGGTTGTTTGGCATTATCACCTACGCACTGCCAATGTTTTGGGCGGGAATGCTTTTACAATTGATTTTTTCAGTCCAACTCGGTTGGTTTCCTAATTCCAACCGTTTTCCCCCCGGTCTGGCTGCACCCCCGTCCATCACTGGGTTATATACAATAGACAGTCTGCTAAATGGTAATTTAACTCAATTTTTTGCATCCTTGCACCATCTTGCCCTGCCCAGTGTCACCCTTGGCCTTTTGCTGAGTGGTATTTTTGAGCGTATTGTGCGAGTGAATTTAAAGCAAACCTTGCAAGCAGATTATGTAGAAGCAGCTAGAGCTAGAGGAATCAGTGAAAATAAAATTTTAGTCTCCCATGCTTTAAAAAATGCCTTAATTCCCGTGATTACAGTTTTAGGACTCACCTTTGCTTCTCTGTTGGGAGGAGCAATTTTAACTGAAGTCACCTTTTCTTGGCCTGGGTTAGCAAATCGACTTTATCAAGCAATTAGCGATCGCGATTATCCCACAGTTCAAGGAGTATTGGTATTTTTTGGAGCGATCGTTGTCAGCGCCAGCATTTCAATTGATATTTTAAATGCTTATGTTGACCCGCGAATCCGATATTAA
- a CDS encoding peptide ABC transporter substrate-binding protein has protein sequence MTWFSQFARRWGRITQFLSLFSLCLFLIISCNGGGTQPTVTTTSTLSPTTSSGSRITIGTTGKPRTLDPADTYELASLGLIFNMSDRLYTYEPGSTEIKPQLATALPKVSPDALTYTIPLRSGVVFHDGTPFNAKAMEFTIKRFIENKGKPSFLLADVDTVTATGENELTIKLKKPFAAFPSLLAFSGVCAVSPKAYEIGAGKFKPNNFVGTGPYKLINFGTDSLRLDVFDKYWGEKPANKGINVQIQTSPVNLFNAFRTKAVDVAYLSMEPDQIRSLEESGKKGDLQAISAQSSVVSYMVLNRNQKPLDKPEVRSAIASIIDRPLIMQRVLYGQADPLYSMIPTTFNVSQPLFKDKYGDANFEQAKQLLTAAGFSKENPAKIQVWYPSSSPTRSLAAQTIKSLADTKMDGIIQFEVVAVEAATFFKQISQGTYPAAMLDWYPDFLDPDNYVQPFLSCQKGSEAKGCEDGGSQTQGSFYYSEAINKLIDQQRKELNPEARKKIFADIQTQVATDVPYVPLWQNKDYVFAQTGVSNVQLDPTQNLIYKTIKK, from the coding sequence ATGACTTGGTTTTCCCAATTTGCAAGACGCTGGGGTCGGATTACACAATTCCTATCTTTGTTTAGTCTATGTTTATTTTTAATCATTAGTTGCAATGGGGGCGGCACTCAGCCGACTGTAACTACTACCTCAACACTTAGCCCAACTACTTCCAGTGGTAGTCGCATTACTATAGGGACAACAGGTAAGCCAAGAACTCTTGATCCGGCTGATACTTATGAATTGGCATCCTTGGGTTTAATATTTAATATGAGCGATCGCCTGTACACCTACGAACCAGGTAGCACAGAAATTAAACCGCAACTAGCAACAGCATTACCTAAAGTTAGTCCAGATGCTTTAACTTACACCATTCCCTTGCGTAGCGGAGTAGTTTTTCACGATGGTACTCCCTTCAACGCTAAAGCAATGGAGTTTACCATCAAGCGCTTTATTGAAAATAAAGGGAAACCTTCTTTCTTACTAGCCGATGTAGATACAGTCACAGCTACAGGCGAAAATGAGTTAACCATCAAGTTAAAAAAACCCTTTGCAGCATTTCCTTCATTGCTAGCATTTTCCGGGGTGTGTGCAGTTTCACCCAAAGCTTATGAAATTGGTGCGGGGAAATTTAAGCCAAATAACTTTGTGGGAACTGGCCCTTACAAGTTAATAAACTTTGGCACAGATTCGTTGCGTTTAGATGTTTTTGACAAGTATTGGGGAGAAAAACCAGCCAACAAAGGTATTAACGTGCAAATTCAGACTAGTCCGGTTAACTTGTTTAATGCCTTTCGTACCAAAGCTGTAGATGTAGCTTATTTGTCAATGGAACCAGACCAAATTCGCAGTTTAGAAGAAAGTGGCAAAAAAGGAGATTTGCAAGCCATTAGCGCTCAGAGTAGTGTAGTAAGCTATATGGTATTGAACCGCAATCAAAAGCCTTTAGACAAACCAGAAGTAAGAAGTGCGATCGCATCAATTATAGACCGTCCCTTAATAATGCAGCGAGTGTTATATGGTCAAGCCGATCCGCTTTACAGCATGATTCCCACTACCTTTAATGTTTCTCAGCCATTATTTAAAGATAAATATGGTGATGCTAACTTTGAGCAAGCTAAACAATTATTAACTGCCGCTGGTTTCTCCAAAGAAAATCCGGCAAAAATCCAAGTATGGTATCCTTCGAGTTCACCCACCCGAAGTTTAGCAGCACAAACAATTAAATCCCTCGCTGATACAAAAATGGATGGCATCATCCAATTTGAAGTCGTCGCTGTAGAAGCTGCAACTTTCTTTAAACAGATTTCTCAAGGTACATATCCAGCAGCCATGCTTGATTGGTATCCAGACTTTTTAGATCCAGATAATTACGTGCAGCCGTTTTTATCTTGTCAAAAAGGTTCAGAAGCTAAAGGATGCGAAGATGGAGGCAGTCAAACCCAAGGTTCATTTTATTACAGCGAAGCCATCAATAAGTTAATAGATCAGCAACGCAAAGAACTAAACCCCGAAGCCCGTAAAAAGATTTTTGCAGACATTCAAACACAAGTAGCTACTGATGTCCCTTACGTACCTTTATGGCAAAACAAAGATTATGTATTTGCCCAAACAGGCGTCAGCAACGTACAACTAGACCCCACACAAAATTTGATTTACAAGACAATTAAAAAATAG
- the dhaK gene encoding dihydroxyacetone kinase subunit DhaK, whose amino-acid sequence MKKLINKPEDFVRESLEGMAIAHGDLIKVNYEPTFVYRADAPVQGKVAIISGGGSGHEPMHAGFVGKGMLDAACPGEVFTSPTPDQMLAAAKQVDGGAGILYIVKNYSGDVMNFEMATELARSEGIRVLNILIDDDVAVKDSLYTQGRRGVGTTVLAEKICGAAAEQGYDLAQLANLCRRVNLHGRSMGIALNSCTVPAKGTPTFTLSDEELEIGIGIHGEPGRKRIATKTVDELTEILATTIINDAPYKRVVREWDENQGEWIDVELVDPALQVGDRVLAFVNGMGGTPVSELYLVYRQLAQICQQQGLQIVRNLIGSYITSLEMQGCSITLLKLDDEMIRLWDAPVKTASLSWGN is encoded by the coding sequence ATGAAAAAGTTAATTAACAAGCCGGAAGACTTTGTGCGGGAAAGTCTAGAAGGGATGGCGATCGCTCATGGTGATTTAATTAAAGTGAATTATGAGCCGACTTTTGTCTATCGAGCTGATGCACCCGTGCAGGGTAAAGTTGCAATTATATCAGGTGGTGGCAGTGGTCACGAACCAATGCACGCGGGGTTTGTAGGGAAGGGTATGCTAGATGCAGCTTGTCCGGGAGAAGTTTTTACTTCACCTACCCCCGACCAAATGCTAGCAGCGGCTAAACAAGTAGATGGTGGTGCTGGTATCCTTTATATTGTCAAGAATTACAGCGGCGATGTGATGAACTTTGAAATGGCGACGGAGTTAGCCCGTAGTGAAGGTATCCGCGTCTTGAATATCTTGATTGATGATGATGTGGCTGTCAAAGACAGCCTCTATACCCAAGGGCGGCGGGGTGTGGGAACGACGGTATTAGCGGAAAAAATTTGTGGTGCCGCTGCTGAGCAAGGGTATGATTTAGCACAACTAGCCAATTTGTGCCGTCGGGTAAATTTGCATGGGCGGAGTATGGGAATTGCCCTCAACTCTTGCACAGTACCAGCCAAAGGAACACCGACATTTACCTTAAGCGATGAGGAACTGGAAATAGGTATCGGTATTCACGGTGAACCAGGTAGAAAACGTATCGCCACCAAAACAGTAGATGAGCTAACTGAGATTTTAGCGACAACAATAATTAATGATGCACCCTATAAGCGTGTGGTGAGGGAGTGGGATGAAAATCAGGGAGAATGGATAGATGTAGAACTGGTAGATCCAGCTTTGCAAGTAGGCGATCGCGTGCTAGCTTTTGTTAACGGTATGGGTGGTACTCCTGTTTCTGAACTGTATCTGGTTTATCGCCAACTAGCCCAAATTTGTCAACAGCAGGGATTGCAAATTGTGCGAAATTTGATTGGTTCCTACATCACTTCTTTAGAAATGCAAGGGTGTTCAATAACCTTACTCAAGTTAGATGATGAGATGATTCGCTTATGGGATGCACCTGTAAAAACAGCGAGTTTATCTTGGGGGAATTGA
- a CDS encoding DUF1269 domain-containing protein, with amino-acid sequence MRAICIFPDRSTTESALKKLKDSGFSMDKVSVIAKYSDSSDKFPDIDVTEKEGKSGSTTGAATGAAVGTLGGLLAGISALTVPGIGPIITAGTVASALGTTLIGTGVGAGTGGLIGALMDLGIPDEKANTYSDRISRGDCIVIVEGRDEDIHRAESILSHEGTQDWNSYNG; translated from the coding sequence ATGCGTGCTATTTGTATTTTCCCTGACCGTTCTACAACTGAATCAGCACTTAAGAAGTTAAAAGATTCAGGCTTTTCTATGGACAAAGTTTCTGTGATTGCTAAATATAGCGATAGCTCAGATAAATTCCCCGATATAGATGTGACTGAGAAAGAAGGCAAAAGCGGTTCTACAACTGGTGCTGCTACAGGAGCTGCTGTAGGAACTCTAGGTGGTTTATTAGCAGGAATCAGTGCTTTAACAGTTCCTGGAATTGGGCCGATAATTACAGCTGGAACAGTGGCAAGCGCTTTAGGTACAACCCTAATTGGCACTGGTGTTGGAGCTGGAACAGGCGGTTTGATTGGAGCTTTGATGGATCTGGGTATTCCTGATGAAAAGGCTAATACTTATAGCGATCGCATTTCTCGTGGTGACTGTATAGTAATAGTTGAAGGTAGGGACGAAGATATTCATCGTGCCGAATCTATTTTAAGCCATGAAGGTACTCAAGATTGGAACAGCTATAATGGTTAA
- a CDS encoding PatA/PatG family cyanobactin maturation protease — MPDLINIPGIPELWTRTLGDSRIKIAILDGPADLERACFVGANFIQFQPYWTQDIELNDEYFYYLKLATEFNQQQKAKKEDPDHDQDETKKEREAFFEKFPQDIRYRIDLSSHATHISSTILGQHGTPAPGIAPNCTAINIPIAFDNDNFISPVNLTHAINTALKWGANIIHIAACHPTQTGVTPDLFARAVKQCQDNNILIVAPGGNDKGECWCIPAIIPGVLTVGAMRDDGQPFKFSNYGGDYQNKGVMANGENILGAQPGTDEPIREKGTSCAAPIVTGISALLMSLQLQRGEQPNAEAVRSAILNSAIPCDPQEVEEPERCLLGKLNIPGAYELLTGEVLAGVRPLPQPLSYKQRGVREPLPQPLSYEERGVREQEFTPPFPTREGGLGGLGQPASVTASATNLQPLQTSEDWLTSVTSSQTATINSPATFLTTSQPAEGITPSLKTNLVYALGTLGYDFGTEARRDSFKQLMPNVQIDGTTVPANPYDARQMADYLEQNPSEAKSLIWTLNQELTPIYAIDPKGAFAADVYETLQIILAGQVQPQDSEDYIERVSFPARLTDRTVELFSGQVVPVVTLPNIRGMYGWKINSLVSAALETVSSQQITADEIRLRRSLSSFLQRVYYDLQNLGQTSKDRALNFAATNAFQAASSFAEAVSRGMELDSIEVEKSPFCRLDSDCWDVKLKFFDPENGLRARRVYRFTIDVSYIIPVTLGQVRSWSVPKSQ, encoded by the coding sequence ATGCCAGACCTGATTAACATCCCCGGAATCCCTGAACTTTGGACACGCACATTAGGCGATTCTCGGATTAAAATTGCCATTTTAGACGGCCCTGCCGACTTAGAACGTGCTTGTTTTGTAGGAGCAAATTTTATACAATTTCAGCCCTATTGGACACAAGATATTGAACTGAATGATGAATATTTTTATTACCTTAAATTAGCGACAGAATTTAATCAGCAGCAAAAAGCGAAAAAAGAAGACCCAGATCACGACCAAGACGAAACGAAAAAAGAAAGAGAAGCATTTTTTGAAAAGTTCCCTCAAGACATTCGATATCGCATTGATTTATCCAGTCACGCCACCCATATTTCTAGTACTATATTAGGGCAACACGGTACACCTGCCCCTGGCATTGCACCCAACTGCACAGCAATTAATATTCCCATCGCCTTCGATAACGACAACTTTATCTCACCCGTTAACCTCACCCATGCCATTAATACAGCTTTAAAATGGGGAGCAAATATTATTCACATCGCCGCTTGTCACCCCACCCAAACAGGTGTCACCCCAGATTTATTTGCCCGTGCGGTGAAGCAATGCCAAGACAATAACATATTAATTGTCGCTCCTGGTGGGAATGATAAAGGTGAATGTTGGTGTATTCCTGCGATTATTCCCGGTGTTCTCACGGTGGGTGCAATGCGCGATGACGGACAGCCGTTTAAATTTAGCAACTACGGCGGCGACTATCAAAATAAAGGTGTGATGGCTAATGGGGAAAATATCTTAGGCGCACAACCAGGAACAGATGAACCCATCCGGGAAAAAGGCACTAGTTGTGCTGCACCCATTGTTACGGGTATTTCTGCGTTGCTGATGAGTCTGCAATTGCAACGAGGTGAACAACCCAACGCCGAAGCAGTGCGAAGCGCGATTTTAAATAGTGCTATTCCTTGCGATCCTCAAGAGGTGGAGGAACCAGAACGTTGTTTGTTGGGTAAGTTGAATATACCTGGCGCATATGAGTTATTGACTGGGGAAGTGTTAGCTGGTGTTCGACCTCTCCCTCAACCCCTCTCCTACAAACAGAGGGGAGTTAGAGAACCTCTCCCCCAACCCCTCTCCTACGAGGAGAGGGGAGTTAGAGAACAAGAATTTACTCCCCCCTTCCCTACTAGGGAAGGGGGGCTGGGGGGGTTAGGTCAACCAGCCAGCGTCACCGCTTCAGCCACAAATTTGCAGCCTTTGCAGACTTCTGAAGACTGGCTGACTTCAGTTACCAGTTCCCAAACTGCAACCATCAATTCTCCTGCAACATTCCTCACCACCAGTCAACCCGCCGAAGGTATCACCCCAAGCCTGAAAACAAACCTTGTCTACGCTTTAGGAACTTTAGGTTATGACTTTGGCACCGAAGCCAGACGCGACTCGTTTAAACAATTGATGCCAAATGTGCAAATTGACGGGACAACTGTTCCCGCCAACCCTTACGATGCGCGGCAAATGGCAGATTATTTAGAACAAAACCCGTCAGAAGCAAAATCTTTAATTTGGACGCTTAACCAAGAACTTACTCCCATTTACGCCATCGATCCCAAAGGTGCATTTGCTGCCGATGTCTACGAAACTTTGCAGATAATATTAGCCGGACAGGTACAACCCCAAGACAGTGAAGACTACATTGAACGGGTGAGTTTTCCCGCACGGTTAACTGACAGAACTGTTGAGTTGTTTTCTGGGCAAGTCGTGCCGGTGGTGACATTACCAAATATTCGGGGGATGTACGGCTGGAAAATTAACAGCCTGGTGAGTGCAGCTTTAGAAACTGTGAGTTCTCAACAAATAACCGCTGACGAAATTAGGTTGCGAAGATCTCTGAGTAGCTTCTTGCAAAGAGTATACTATGATTTGCAGAATTTAGGGCAAACTTCTAAAGATAGAGCGTTAAATTTTGCTGCAACTAACGCTTTTCAAGCGGCTTCTAGTTTTGCGGAAGCTGTTTCTAGAGGTATGGAACTTGACAGTATTGAAGTAGAGAAAAGTCCTTTTTGTCGGCTAGACAGTGATTGTTGGGATGTGAAGCTGAAGTTTTTTGACCCGGAAAATGGTCTTCGGGCGAGAAGGGTTTATCGATTTACCATTGATGTTAGCTACATCATTCCTGTGACTTTGGGACAGGTGCGTTCTTGGTCGGTGCCAAAGTCACAGTGA
- a CDS encoding Uma2 family endonuclease, protein MISTDTTAQLLTILPLENGDKLTRAEFERRYQAMPNLKKAELIEGVVYVPSPLRIKSHGEPHAYIMAWLGVYKAATPSVGFADNTTVLLDADNEPQPDAILRIEQGGQSRINEDDYVEGAPELIVEIAASSASYDLHEKLKVYRRNQVQEYLIWRVYDRQFDWFRLNEGQYIQIEPNADNIICSQVFPGLWLAKSALLSGDLAQVLAILQQGLSTPEHQSFVEKLSS, encoded by the coding sequence ATGATATCTACTGACACAACTGCTCAATTGTTAACAATTCTGCCTTTAGAAAACGGCGACAAACTCACCCGCGCTGAATTTGAGCGACGTTACCAAGCAATGCCAAATCTTAAGAAAGCGGAATTAATTGAAGGAGTTGTTTACGTGCCATCCCCCTTAAGAATCAAAAGTCATGGAGAACCCCACGCTTACATTATGGCTTGGCTAGGAGTTTACAAAGCAGCGACACCAAGCGTAGGTTTTGCAGATAATACCACTGTTTTATTAGATGCTGATAATGAACCACAACCAGATGCAATACTCAGAATAGAACAAGGCGGACAGTCACGCATTAATGAAGATGATTATGTCGAAGGTGCGCCAGAACTAATAGTAGAAATTGCCGCTTCTAGTGCTTCCTATGATTTGCATGAAAAACTCAAAGTTTATCGCCGTAATCAAGTACAAGAATATTTAATTTGGCGAGTGTATGACCGTCAATTTGATTGGTTTAGGTTAAATGAAGGTCAGTATATTCAAATTGAACCAAATGCAGATAATATAATTTGCTCTCAAGTGTTTCCAGGTTTATGGCTAGCTAAATCAGCATTATTATCAGGAGACTTAGCTCAAGTATTAGCAATTTTACAGCAAGGATTATCTACACCAGAACATCAAAGCTTTGTTGAAAAATTATCTAGTTAG
- a CDS encoding LynF/TruF/PatF family peptide O-prenyltransferase, with product MPTSIFQESLISEQKLHFINAHLEAFEVESLYPLEIFQDFVAKNNGISSIEASCKVEADKLLAGRFLVFVPQPKLEERLAQTLNFFRQVESRVDVKINYDLLEQFLGKSFDFSKIVKITTGIDLRENLADSSLKIHFRLDDYPEKIETALALDGNNSAALRWIALQTVPLIGFDFYLDGRSEIELYCELTEEQFQQPNIENFLKQTFPALVLKPLQVSNFFYVGLSKDNADPVLYYNLKGKKDLLSYFSINDTAQRVHAFYQHQAVLPEMWVGVAQRELENSRIENIRLYYYKSFDFNS from the coding sequence ATGCCTACCTCTATCTTTCAAGAATCATTGATTTCAGAGCAAAAACTTCATTTCATCAATGCCCATCTAGAAGCATTTGAGGTTGAATCTTTATATCCTCTGGAAATTTTTCAAGACTTTGTTGCTAAAAATAATGGGATCTCTAGTATAGAAGCCTCCTGCAAAGTCGAAGCAGATAAATTACTAGCAGGACGATTCCTGGTTTTTGTCCCACAACCAAAACTTGAGGAAAGACTAGCCCAAACCCTGAATTTTTTTCGCCAAGTTGAAAGTCGAGTGGATGTTAAAATCAACTATGACCTACTTGAGCAATTTCTAGGTAAATCGTTTGATTTCAGCAAGATCGTAAAAATTACAACAGGAATCGATCTTCGGGAAAATCTTGCCGACTCTAGCTTGAAAATACATTTTCGGCTAGATGACTATCCAGAAAAAATAGAGACTGCGTTGGCTCTTGACGGTAATAATTCTGCGGCTTTACGTTGGATTGCCTTGCAAACTGTTCCTCTAATTGGATTCGACTTCTACTTAGATGGTCGCAGTGAAATTGAGCTTTATTGCGAACTCACAGAGGAGCAGTTTCAACAACCCAATATTGAAAATTTTCTCAAGCAGACCTTTCCTGCGTTAGTGCTAAAACCCCTTCAGGTTTCAAATTTCTTCTACGTCGGCTTGTCGAAAGATAATGCCGACCCAGTATTATATTATAATCTGAAGGGTAAAAAGGATTTGTTGAGCTATTTTTCAATCAACGATACAGCCCAGAGGGTTCATGCTTTCTATCAACATCAAGCAGTTCTCCCTGAAATGTGGGTAGGAGTGGCTCAACGGGAGTTGGAAAATAGCAGGATTGAGAATATTCGACTTTATTACTATAAATCTTTCGATTTCAATAGTTAA
- a CDS encoding anacyclamide/piricyclamide family prenylated cyclic peptide, with amino-acid sequence MKKRNLRPQQAAPVARETNTNSSLVEKEGIGAVGVGERSLYSDAVIFLPFAGDDAE; translated from the coding sequence ATGAAAAAGAGAAACTTGCGTCCACAACAAGCTGCACCTGTAGCGAGAGAAACCAACACAAATTCTTCCCTTGTAGAAAAAGAAGGGATAGGGGCTGTTGGTGTTGGGGAGCGATCCTTGTATTCTGATGCAGTTATATTTCTTCCTTTTGCAGGGGATGATGCGGAGTAA
- a CDS encoding anacyclamide/piricyclamide family prenylated cyclic peptide, with translation MKKRNLRPQQAAPVARETNTNSSLERGIGAQLQIPNYAPFAGDDAE, from the coding sequence ATGAAAAAGAGAAACTTGCGTCCACAACAAGCTGCACCTGTAGCGAGAGAAACCAACACAAATTCTTCCCTTGAAAGAGGGATAGGGGCACAACTACAAATACCCAACTATGCTCCTTTTGCAGGGGATGATGCGGAGTAA
- a CDS encoding anacyclamide/piricyclamide family prenylated cyclic peptide, with product MKKRNLRPQQAAPVARETNTNSSLGEKGLQGLYIGYGAPFAGDDAE from the coding sequence ATGAAAAAGAGAAACTTGCGTCCCCAACAAGCTGCACCTGTAGCGAGAGAAACCAACACAAATTCTTCCTTGGGAGAAAAAGGACTCCAAGGGCTCTATATTGGTTATGGAGCTCCTTTTGCAGGGGATGACGCGGAGTAA
- a CDS encoding anacyclamide/piricyclamide family prenylated cyclic peptide, with amino-acid sequence MKKRNLRPQQAAPVARETNTNSSLVEKEGIGAQIPGYFTGDPFAGDDAE; translated from the coding sequence ATGAAAAAGAGAAACTTGCGTCCCCAACAAGCTGCACCTGTAGCGAGAGAAACCAACACAAATTCTTCCCTTGTAGAAAAAGAAGGGATAGGGGCACAGATACCGGGGTATTTTACGGGTGATCCTTTTGCAGGGGATGATGCGGAGTAA